The Octadecabacter arcticus 238 genome contains a region encoding:
- a CDS encoding acyl carrier protein translates to MNITAQVVEIIAQQALLQPSDVKIDHTLDDLGIDSLGLVESIFAIEEAFDITVPFNANDPSGGDFDITTIGSIIKAVQTLVQDQT, encoded by the coding sequence ATGAATATTACCGCACAAGTTGTTGAAATTATTGCGCAACAGGCATTGCTGCAACCCAGTGATGTCAAAATAGATCATACGTTAGATGACCTTGGCATCGACAGCTTGGGATTGGTTGAGAGCATTTTTGCCATCGAGGAGGCCTTTGATATCACCGTACCATTCAATGCCAATGACCCCAGCGGCGGAGATTTTGATATCACGACGATCGGGTCCATCATCAAAGCCGTGCAAACGCTAGTACAGGACCAAACGTGA
- the lpxD gene encoding UDP-3-O-(3-hydroxymyristoyl)glucosamine N-acyltransferase: protein MPQTLKDLAASLGAETLGDASLLVDRLAEPLEARAGDLALAVAPKFAEQLKASAARAAVVWAGADLDALGLDGAIIAPHSRLAMAGLTQAMDDNLAFSGEPSIHSSAVIDHTASIGDGAQIGPFVVIGAQARIGPNARIAPHVSIGAETIIGASSTLHAGVKIGARVFIGDGFIAQAGAVIGSDGFSFTTSGPSNVERAVRSRPGVALEPMDGTWHRIHSLGGVEIGDNVEIGANSTVDAGTVRATRIGNGVKIDNLVHIAHNVILGEDCLLCAQTAVAGSSVLGARVIMGGQSGVADNLTVGRDVVVGGGAGVLVNIADGIFVLGYPAQPSHEYRAGLKAVRRLTKP from the coding sequence ATGCCACAAACTTTAAAAGACCTTGCTGCGTCGCTTGGGGCTGAAACCCTTGGCGACGCATCGCTTTTGGTGGACCGCTTGGCGGAACCACTAGAAGCACGCGCCGGGGATCTGGCGTTGGCCGTCGCGCCAAAATTTGCCGAGCAGCTAAAGGCATCGGCGGCGCGTGCAGCCGTGGTTTGGGCTGGCGCTGATCTGGACGCACTTGGGCTTGATGGCGCAATCATCGCACCGCACAGTCGGCTTGCCATGGCGGGGTTGACCCAAGCCATGGACGACAACCTCGCGTTTTCAGGCGAACCTTCCATCCATTCGAGTGCTGTGATCGATCACACCGCAAGCATTGGCGATGGCGCGCAGATTGGTCCGTTTGTGGTCATCGGCGCGCAGGCGCGGATTGGGCCAAACGCGCGGATCGCACCGCACGTGTCCATCGGGGCTGAGACTATCATTGGCGCAAGTTCCACCCTTCATGCAGGCGTCAAAATAGGTGCGCGGGTGTTCATTGGTGACGGGTTCATCGCGCAAGCCGGGGCCGTCATCGGCAGTGACGGGTTTTCATTCACCACAAGCGGCCCATCCAATGTGGAGCGCGCCGTGCGCTCGCGCCCCGGTGTTGCGCTGGAACCGATGGATGGCACATGGCATCGCATTCATTCCCTTGGCGGGGTTGAGATCGGCGATAACGTTGAAATTGGCGCCAATTCGACGGTTGATGCTGGCACCGTTCGCGCGACGCGGATCGGAAATGGTGTCAAGATCGACAACCTTGTGCATATCGCGCACAACGTCATTCTGGGCGAAGACTGCCTGCTGTGCGCGCAAACTGCTGTCGCCGGGTCGTCGGTTTTGGGGGCGCGGGTGATCATGGGCGGACAATCCGGCGTGGCGGATAATTTGACAGTCGGCCGCGATGTTGTTGTTGGTGGGGGCGCTGGCGTTTTGGTGAACATCGCAGATGGTATCTTTGTATTGGGCTATCCGGCCCAACCCAGCCACGAATACCGCGCCGGTCTGAAGGCCGTCCGGCGTTTGACAAAGCCATAA
- a CDS encoding L,D-transpeptidase family protein, producing the protein MPTIHHIFFRAFALLAIVLSFAATPQTATAQTTAFRQAVAEGAARDDVLAEFYRGREFEGIWTGTTGRDRARRNALLAAFAGAGDHGLPAAEYDPNALMARLQAASTPAEKGAMEVEMSRLFLSYARDVQTGILTPRSVVSEIRREVPLRSRLGYLQGFLASTPASYLATLPPNSPEYARLLREKMSLERLLAQGGWGPAVSSGSLAVGASGVAVVALRDRLVAMGYMERSATQIYDATIQEAVQRFQQTHGLAEDGEAGAGTLTEINVPAASRLQQIIVAMERERWMNRPRGERHVWVNLVDFSAAIMDNDRVTFQTRSVIGATGSNRQTPEFSDVMEYMVINPSWYVPRSIVVNEYLPALQSNRNAVSHIEITDSNGRAINRSNVNFSQFNSRTFPYSMRQPPSRGNALGLVKFIFPNQYNIYLHDTPAKSLFGREVRAFSHGCIRLNDPFDFAYALLAAQEDDPEGVFQSHLDTGRETRVNLDEPVPVHLVYRTAFTHTTGQLNFRRDVYDRDSRIWDALANEGVAVRAIGG; encoded by the coding sequence TTCGCTGCGACACCACAAACCGCGACGGCACAGACCACAGCGTTCCGCCAAGCTGTCGCTGAGGGGGCCGCACGTGATGACGTATTGGCTGAATTTTATCGCGGGCGCGAATTTGAAGGCATTTGGACAGGCACAACCGGACGCGACCGCGCGCGCCGCAATGCGTTGCTGGCGGCCTTCGCGGGCGCCGGCGATCATGGCTTGCCCGCCGCTGAATATGATCCAAACGCATTGATGGCCCGACTGCAGGCCGCCAGCACGCCCGCCGAAAAGGGCGCGATGGAAGTCGAAATGTCGCGCCTGTTTTTGTCGTACGCGCGTGACGTTCAGACCGGTATCCTGACACCAAGAAGCGTTGTGTCCGAAATCCGCCGTGAAGTGCCGCTGCGCTCACGGCTTGGATATCTGCAGGGGTTCTTGGCCAGCACGCCGGCATCCTACCTCGCAACTTTACCGCCAAATTCACCGGAATATGCCCGCCTGTTGCGCGAAAAGATGTCCCTAGAACGTCTTTTAGCGCAAGGCGGTTGGGGTCCGGCAGTCTCGTCCGGCAGTCTTGCTGTTGGGGCATCGGGCGTGGCGGTTGTGGCGTTGCGTGACCGGTTGGTTGCCATGGGGTATATGGAACGTTCAGCAACACAGATCTATGACGCGACGATTCAAGAGGCGGTTCAGCGGTTCCAACAAACCCACGGCCTTGCTGAGGACGGTGAAGCCGGTGCCGGAACACTGACCGAGATTAACGTGCCCGCCGCCAGCCGCTTGCAACAGATCATCGTTGCGATGGAACGCGAACGTTGGATGAATCGCCCAAGGGGGGAACGCCACGTTTGGGTCAACCTCGTAGATTTTTCTGCCGCAATCATGGACAATGATCGCGTCACGTTTCAGACCCGTTCGGTCATTGGTGCCACGGGCAGCAATCGCCAGACCCCGGAATTTTCCGATGTCATGGAGTATATGGTCATCAACCCTAGTTGGTATGTCCCGCGCTCCATTGTCGTGAATGAATATCTGCCAGCGCTGCAAAGCAACCGCAACGCTGTTAGCCATATTGAAATCACCGATAGTAATGGCCGTGCGATCAACCGCAGCAACGTGAATTTCAGCCAGTTCAATTCCAGAACGTTCCCTTATTCAATGCGCCAGCCGCCCAGCCGCGGCAATGCGCTTGGCTTGGTGAAATTCATCTTTCCCAACCAATACAATATCTACCTGCACGACACGCCCGCAAAGTCGCTGTTTGGCCGCGAAGTCCGTGCGTTCAGCCATGGCTGCATCCGTTTGAACGACCCATTTGATTTTGCCTATGCATTGTTGGCGGCACAAGAAGACGACCCAGAAGGCGTTTTCCAGTCGCATTTGGACACCGGCAGAGAAACCCGCGTTAACCTTGACGAACCGGTTCCGGTCCACTTGGTGTATCGCACGGCGTTCACCCACACGACGGGGCAGTTAAACTTTCGCCGTGATGTTTACGACCGTGACAGCCGGATCTGGGATGCATTGGCAAACGAAGGGGTGGCTGTTCGCGCAATTGGCGGGTAA